Below is a window of Streptomyces sp. NBC_01429 DNA.
TGGGTCCGAGTGCGGCGAGCAGGGCGCTGTGAAACGCCCCGATCACCTCGTTCTCGTTGAAACACGGTACGACAATGGAAACCTGAACCATGGTCATCTCACTCCATACGCCTCAGCGCGTAGCGGCGCGCGTGCATTCCGCGCCGATGTGCTGCTGCCGTGGCAACCATAGAATGAAGCGATCTACCGCTCAAGCGTCACCACGGCATGGCGTACATATGATTGGAGTGTTTTTCTTCGGTGGTTATCCCTGGCCGTGAGCGCCCCTTACCGGGGGATATGAATGACGCTCGCCACCAGTCCGCGTTCCGCGATCCAACGGCCGGCGAATTCGTCGACCCGGCGGCCGTCGATGCGCGGGCCGGGCACCAGAAGCCGGGCGCGGAAGGTGCGTTCGACCGGATCGATCGTGATATCCGCCTCGGAGAAGTCCAGTTCGAGGCCGGTCAGCGGATACCACGCCTTGAAGACGCTCTCCTTGGCGCTGAACAGCAGCCGGTCCCAGCAGACTCCGGGATGCCGCTCCGCCAGGAACTTGACGCGCTCCGTCTCGTCCGGCAGCGCGATGGTGTCCAGCACGCCATCGGGCAGCGGCGCGTCGGGCTCCGCGTCGATGCCCACCGACGCCGTGCCGTCCGACCGCGCCACCACCGCCGCCCGGTATCCGTCGCAGTGCGTCATGCTGCCGACGATGCCGCCGGGCCACTGCGGCGCGCCCCGCTTGTTGGGCAGCAGCGGCACGGGCGGCTGCCCCAGACGCAGCAGCGCGCGCCTGGCCAGCAGCCGGACCGTGGTGAACTCGCGCTGCCGCTTCGGCACGGCCTTGGCGACCCGCGCGCTCTCCTCGGGGAACAGCGGATCGGCCTCGCCCGGCAGGAGATCGCCGTACGCCGCCTCGACGGCGACCGCCGGGGGCAGGATCGCCGCGATCACCGGGCGTCCTGCCCGGCCGGCTCGGGCAGGATCTGCCGCAGCGGGATCCGCGGCGGCCGTTTGCGCCACTCCCGCGGATAGCCGACCGAGACCTCCTCGAACCGCACTCCGTCATGCCGGGTGACCCGGGGGATGTGCAGATGCCCGTAGACCACGGCGGCGGCGCGGTAGCGCACATGCCAGTCGGCGGTCAGTTCCGTACCGCACCACTGCGCGAACTCGGGGTAGTAGAGGATGCGGGTGGGGTCGCGCACGAGCGGGAAGTGGTTGACGAGGACGGTGCGCAGGGACGGGTCGACGGCCGACAGCCGGCGCTCGGTCTCCTCGACGCGGGACCGGCACCAGGCGTCCCTGCTCTCGAAGGGGTCCGGGTGCAGGAAGTACTCGTCGGAGCAGACGATGCCCGCCTCGCGCGCCACCCGCAGCGACTCCTCCTTGGTGGTGGTGCCGGGGGCGCGGAACGAGTAGTCGTACAGCACGAACAGCGGAGCCACCGCCACCGGGCCTCCGGCTCCCCGCCACACCGGATACGGGTCCTCGGGGGTGGCGATACCCAACTCCCGGCAGAGCGAGACAAGTTGCAGATAGCGCTTCTCGCCGCGCAGATCGCACGGGTCCTGCGGGTGGCTCCACAGCTCATGGTTGCCCGGCGCCCACACGACCTTGGCGAACCGCTCGCTGAGCGCCCGCAGGGCCCATTCGACATCGGCGTACTTCTCCGCGACGTCGCCAGCGACGATCAGCCAGTCGTCGTCCGAGTCCGGGCGGAGGCCCTCG
It encodes the following:
- a CDS encoding 4'-phosphopantetheinyl transferase family protein — encoded protein: MIAAILPPAVAVEAAYGDLLPGEADPLFPEESARVAKAVPKRQREFTTVRLLARRALLRLGQPPVPLLPNKRGAPQWPGGIVGSMTHCDGYRAAVVARSDGTASVGIDAEPDAPLPDGVLDTIALPDETERVKFLAERHPGVCWDRLLFSAKESVFKAWYPLTGLELDFSEADITIDPVERTFRARLLVPGPRIDGRRVDEFAGRWIAERGLVASVIHIPR
- a CDS encoding metallophosphoesterase family protein → MPDGKLLAVSDLHVAYDENRTIVEGLRPDSDDDWLIVAGDVAEKYADVEWALRALSERFAKVVWAPGNHELWSHPQDPCDLRGEKRYLQLVSLCRELGIATPEDPYPVWRGAGGPVAVAPLFVLYDYSFRAPGTTTKEESLRVAREAGIVCSDEYFLHPDPFESRDAWCRSRVEETERRLSAVDPSLRTVLVNHFPLVRDPTRILYYPEFAQWCGTELTADWHVRYRAAAVVYGHLHIPRVTRHDGVRFEEVSVGYPREWRKRPPRIPLRQILPEPAGQDAR